CTGTTTATGATTAACAAATGCATAAACCAAAGATACTGTCAAATATAGAATAATGTTATATGTCTGACAGTGAAATGAACATCTCAGCATGCTAATTTGCCTGATTGTAACTTTTGATCAGGCATGATCAAACCAGAAATTTACATAGATATGTTTATATACCCTGTAACATTGTTTGTTgaaacatacatttctttttaattgttgttGCATTTTGCCCAGAAAAGCTGTAAATGTGctgtttttatgtgtgtatgtatgtgtgtgtgtgtgtgtgtgtgtgtgtgtatatatatatatatatatatatatatatatatatatatatatatatatatatacctatttggATAAGCCATCCACACTATCTGCATAGACACTGCAGACCACCTCATAGCAGGGAATTTCCCTATATGctaatttaaatatactttgtacaaaggaaacatttcttttattgtgttttgtgtctAGAGAAGAACGCTGGTTAGAAGAGCAACAAGAGGCAGTAGATGCCCTTACAGCCAAGCTTGATGATCTGAAAACTCAGGCATCTAATATTTCCCAAaacaggtattaaaaaaaaaaaatttttttcaagccAGAATTGTATCTGTACTTATTTAATATTACCTTGATTGTTATTTGTAATTTAAGTAGTCTAAGTGTAGATAGGTAAAACCTATCCGAATATCCAGAATAAGTATAAAATGTTCACACTTTCTGATCCAAGCACAGTTACTGAGTTTTCTGGAAAGCATTAGTAGCTAAAGGATTGgctttttggaatttttggatTGGAGCATTGGAGTAAATTCATGCTAACTATGTGGAGATGTAACTTTAGAGTTCCCTTTTAGGCTTCCTCCCATACTATCAggctgacttattaaagttctccaagaccagaaaagatacactttcatcagtgaagctggttaatccagcaaacctggaatggttttcctaaaagtcattagctatttgttagtaaatgttttcatttctggagcagatccattccaggtttgctggatcacccaacttcactgatgaaagagtatcttccccagacttgaagagctttaataaattagggcctatgACATGACCTCCTTGCCATTATGTTGTGGTATTGCCACATCATCAGTGCTGTGTTCTCATTATATTATTACGTAGAATTCAGAGGACCGATGGCATCACTGGGCATAAACAAGTGTGAATCACAGTTACAGTGGTTTTATGACCTGATCTCAGCTCTATGTTTAAGTCACCTGGACCAAATGGTTATATACTAGAGAAGTGAACGATctgctgatataaaaaaataattgaaattgaaACAATTGAGAAACATTGAATCACATGCTTTGTAAGTAAGAAACTATTTAGCTCATCCTATTAAAAACATGAACATCTTATCAGGTGAGTTTTTTTCCcacataaaatataattcttCATGAGAATGCTGGGATTACTGCCAATAAGAGAACGTTTGGAAAAAAAAGCACCTGTGTTTTGtctaataagaaaataaataatgtgtgttTCTAATCTTGATGTCATCTAAACTCCTAATCAAGTATACATGAACAGCTGAAAAAGAAGCTTCAGAAATTGAGTGACTACAGGGATGAATTATTAGCTGCACTTGGAGACTTTTTATCAGAACACTATCCTGTTCCAGAGGAACCCGATAAGAGAGTGAAGaggaaaaaggtaatttttattctACCTTTTCTTATTTGTCACAATGTTAAACATTAGTTTAGTAAAGTTTTCTGTTTAAAGCCCAATTTAGGGGTTATTACTCTAATGCTTTCTAGCTGCATAAACAACATAATTAAGAGCTTCCTTAGACCTGGACTGCTGTGTTAAACACCCTTGCTGCAAAAAgacttaaaactaaaaaaaagtcctcATTTATTACTGTGTATGCAGTCTAGCTAGActgttaaaagttttaaaaggcaTCATGCAGTGCCAGGTCCCAGGTACGAATCTttgccaggactctatctgcatggagtttgcaggttctccctgtgtttgcgtgggtttcctccgggtactccagtttcctcgcacattccaaaaacatgcggttaggtttattggcttccacctaaaattgaccttggactgtgttaatgacatatgactatagtagagacattagattgtgagcccctttgagggacagttagtgacacgactataaactttgtaaagcattgcgtaatatgtcggcgctatatagatattgtgtagtaataataacatAAACCTCTAGCTTGCAGGTATAAAGCAAACATACTTCTCACTGTATGTGGGCACATGGCTTGCCTTGTACTAATACTAACTCTAAGAATGCATTTCTGTCAAAGGTTATTTGAAGCTGTGCCATAGCACattggagaaaaggaaaaagaattatTGGCAGATTGTGCAATGGAGTGTATCTTGTGTCCTACTGGAGGCATATTTTGCTTAATAAAACCATGGGACGAAGTGTGCTTTATTCTATCATTCTTTTTATTCTACATACTAGAAAGCCCAACTCTGTAAACTCCAACTTCCATCAGAAAATAATTATCTTTCTATGTTTTGCTCTTAGAAACCCATCGTTTTTAGTACAATAAACTGATTGCGTTGTGAAATGTAAAGTGCTAGCTGTCTATCCAAAGGAAGCCTGCACACCAAAAGTATGCAAGTAGTATAGCATGTAAGTAGTAAGTGTAGTAAACTTGTACTATGGTTCCCTCTTCAGTCACACCCAGGATACACTTTTAAACAATCCATAAAATATCTGCACAAGATACTCCTTTTTGGTCCACGGTTATCATAGTTTCAACACAATATCAGCAGTGTATTAGTAAAGTTTTGCTTGACAGCATTGCAATGTTTCAGGTCTAATATTACTATTCCCAAGCTAAAGCTAGAACTCCTTTGTGGGCAAAGTGAAagtttctttgttaaaaaaagaaaaaggatatatattataaaggaagTTGGGTATCATATTTTACTGATAATATATTACCAAGCAATTTTACTGATTTTTAGCAAGAATCCAGACACACCTGTGTTTTCTCCTTGAAAAGGAAGCTTTCATGGGTTGCTAATTTTCAATTCCTAATTTTTCTCTACAGAATAAAACTGATTTTGGACTCTTATTTACATGTATGTTATCAGAAAATTATAATTCTGTtaggtaaaatataataatcttGTAATGTAACTCATGTCATATGTCTGTCTTCAGGGTACAGTTGAATCACCAAGAGTGGAATGGATACCTTTAGCTGATATTTTagaggtaaatatatattaaattgtacATCTTGTAGCTGTTAAAGCCCATCTTCTGGAAAAATGTAAACTCCCCTTCTGGTGATGCTGGAACAGTCTCTGTGCTGTTATAACACACAGAGTttaatggaaaagaaaatgtgaGCTCTCTGAAGTTTCttacagccaccaatcagattacAGCCTGCGTTGGAAGTCTGAATGTGATTAGGGATGCAGGAAGCTGAAACTGGGGATTTTTTGAATTCATTAGATTTGCTGTGTTCACTGGATAGCATTAGTAGCTTACTGAATGATTTTACTTCTTTCCCGGAATTATTCTTGTTACTCAATCTTTTTGCTGCTGTTTGTGAAGATTGTGTGACATGCAAATTAATTGTTCTTTCTATATATTCTGTTATCTGTCACTGGGAGTTGGTGCTTTGCTGTGTCATGACCCACTCTCACATTTGCTTCAGCATGACTTGTACAGAAAGGAAAGCGGATAATAatgtgccagataccacagggaACCTTCAGAAGCTGTTTTGGAGGCACAAGAGGAACCTTCAAAATATCAGGTGGTGGCAGGTGGTATTAATactttggctgatcagtgtatgtaGACTGGGCTGCTTTATGGAATTAAATTTATTTCATACAGGTAGTGAAAAGGAAAGCAGGTGGCAGTAAAAATTTGACAGAAGtcaagttaaataataatatgggGAGATTGTcaaatgtgcccccccccccctccagcaGGTGACAGGGGATTACCTTAGGTGCCCAATCTAAGTGACCACTGGTCACCACAAGTAGTGGTGAGTTGGTGATCCTAGTGGTGGCCCACAGGCTTTCCCCACCTGAGGTTAGAGGGATCGAATGGCTTTCAGACAGGAACAAAGCGAGTCAGGGTGAGGTAGTCaaacaggcagaggtcagggaaggtggcagacaaggcaaggtcaggtaataggctgaggtcagggctgaCAGCAATCTCGGGCAGAGTCAAGGATAAACCAAGGTCAAAATCCAGAAAAGCAGAAGGACACACATGGGCATAATAGCAGAAAACAGGCTGGGGATCCAGAATGCTGAGCCTCGAActtgggcggggggggggggggtgtgagtTAAATAGGCCTAGCAGCTGATAGCGGGACAGGAATGAATTCGGGAAACTaactgctcattggctgcagcacatactccgaaattcctttcagctgtgcacagtctcaaTGTCTGTGCATGGGAGTCCGAGAACTTATTTGGAAGACAGTCATAGGCTGGAAAGACAACACATGAGACAGCTAGAGATCACTGGTATTACATCCACTTTACAAAACAATGCTTCCATATTTGTGCTACCAAAAGCCACCTTAAACATGAATTGAttcatatttgatttttcttCTCCATTTTTAGAAAATCaggacaaacattaaaaaaaaataaaacgtataATGCAACATAGATGGACAATCCATCAAACAAGAAAATTTGAGTGTGAAGGAAACAAACCAAACTATTAAACAACTAAAATCCAGTCTAAAGAATATTTCTCCTTTACTGGCTTTAATAAGCACCAAAACCTCTCTAAAGTTTGCATAGCAAATCCCAAAGAGTCACAGATTGCACACCAGTAAACATATAATTCtagtcaagacaaaaaaaaatccttttttttttgttaacccttCAAGATACTAATCAGATGGATGAGTTACACAGAATTAGTTATATGATAACAATCAtggaaaatattgcttttttgtcCTGCCAAATTCAATATAGCATTCTCATAATAACCTTCCTCTCCAAGCCATTGTCCCCAGACTATAACCTATTGTCTAAGTGATCCTAATTTGTAAAGCATTTGGTTGCAAGCTTAGGTCACTGTGACATTGACTGAGATAAGAGAGTGAGACATCAATTTATATTCATACACTAGAGACTTGTTATTGTGCATCTCCTGATTTATACACTGCAAACCAATCAAATAGCTTAATGACTTTCAAAGGAAAGCATTTTATGGGTTTACAATTTATAGGAAGTAACTTCTCTCTCAGACTTTAGTTTTATTACTACATATAAGCTAGCAGAAAAAAGTGCACAGGTAAGTGTATGCATATCATTTGTTTATAAATCTCAGTTAAACTGATTTGAATTCTTCCATCCTTTTTCAGATGCAAGATAAGCTTAAGAATGCCTATAACCAATTAACCCaaccaaaaatatatttccactatgatacaaataattataaattacataCCTAAGTAACGCTATAGAATGGTGAGAGGTGCACAGCACTAATTTATTTACTTGTCGCTTGCAACAATGAAAGATTATTTTCATTGGCAGTCATCTGATGTCTTTCTTACCTCTGTACAAGTCTTAAAGCTGCACTGagcaaccacaaaaaaaatatatgttgacAAAGGAATAGAGGAGGCAAAGAAAAGAGGAATTGCGCAGCAAATAggagtttaaaacacaaaaaaaaacaaattgtgtgtTTTATGAACTTTCATCTTTCAGTGGAGAAACCACCATTcagatactgtaaaaaaaaaaaaaaaactgaactagCTGTACACCTCTTTTAGCAATGGGACTACATAAAAGGCAAATGGCTGTTAGTTTAACTGTAGCTAAATATTTATACCAACCACTTACTAATTTCCTAATCCTTGCTTATTATCGTTCAGACCCTCATCAGCAAAACTATGGATTCTCCTCACGACCCTTACATTGGAATTAAAGAGGAATTTTGGCCTCCTTATATTGAATTGTTACTTCGATACGGAATTGCATTGCGCCACCCCGAAGATCCAAACAAATTACGTCTTGAAGCCTTCCACCAGTGATCTGGTTTTACAAGCCTGGTCAATAAAGAGACCTTTCTCTTGTTTCCCTGGCTAATATGACTCTAAAAACAGGTGCAAGTCATCCTTTGATAAAAACTCTTTTTGTAAATTGATATTTTAGCTGTCTTTCAAGGACAAGTAAgaaaacaactaaaaaacaagAATGTGATGTTATCAGTCATTGCAGGTATGGACAAAGCATAACTTGCCCTAGTCTAGTATGTTGGCTAGAAATACATAAGCCAGAGTGTACTTTCACTTGGGGTGAATAGAATTTCTCATAGGCCATGGAAATAGCTTTATGTGATGCCCTTATGTGAGTCAAGTTGCCTGTGTGTTTTTGGAGGGCTCTGTTATCCAGATTTCAGAAAAGTGTTTTACACTGGATTTAAGACAATGCCTGTTTAGTTAGGGTGCACAGATATGACCCAATATTGGGAAGTAGAGTACCCTCTTTCAGTATTCTGCATTATAAGTGTACAAGGATTGGTCTGCGGGAACAAAATGGTCTTTGCACATTTGCCACATCCAGCTGATTCAGGAAGGACACTGGTGCAGGCAATCAGAAATGTACTTTTATTGACAGAGATGGTGTTCATGGCCCTTTCATCAATGTAAAAGGATTGCTTTAAACAGTCTATGTAGGTCAGATACCCAAACCAATACTTCATGGTATAAAAAAGCACGTGATAATGCTAGGCCAGTCAGAGATGTTGCACAGGGACCGACTCTGGCCATTTTAGGCTTAATCAGACTTTTCATACAGCCAAAGGGAATAGAGGGGTGGTGGGGTGGGATACAGTAGATTGACCTGGTAATTCATTGCATGGGCAGCGCcagtaataaaaagattttgtttgAATGATGTAAACCTCAGGATGGCCATGTCTActcctataaaaataaaaaaaatagctgaaggTCCAGGAAGAATGGGTAAGAAAGTACACTTGGTCTACAACACAATTGTAACCTTTACAAAGTACAGTAATTGGCAgcattgcttttttatgtataacaaatgtgtttttgtacacTAGGTCCTAAGCAATTTATCTTTGCTctgttgaaaaatattttgaacatcaGATGTCTGCTGTCTAGGTTATCTGTCACCGTCATTACCATGAAAACCCTGATTTCCATTACACCAGGCTTAACCTCTGCTACTTCACTTTTCTCCCAATTTCCTATATTAAGCCACCCTGAACACTAAGTCGGTCAAATTACCTACCTGACCCTAAAGGGTTAGTACAAATGTTCaccaaaaaaaagccaatgtTGCTTTACCTGACTTTTGGGGTTGACTGGTCCATGTGGTtgattgttttcagttttttgtctGTACATTGTTAGTAATATATgactttatatgaaaatattttatatttagaggtatgtttttgtttaaaatcaataaagttttcctgttccaaaacaaaaaaacaggatttgtgtAATTTCTTTGGCTGTTTGagtttattttagatatattggCACTAATAATTCAGAGGCTTTtcttagatttcttttttaaaactatataatagaactatatatagaatgttttagggaggcatgaaaataaaaaaaaaaagtaacatataatAAAGGTTCAGGGTAATCATATCTATGCTTGTAATCCATTCACTGGATAGCTGTTCCATACTTTCTATACCTACCTCAATTTGATCTTGTTTCAGAGGAGGTCAATAGCAATAGGATATCTTTATTCTTATCATCTTAGTTGAGATTACTGGCTGACAAATTCTACCACAAGTGAGGAAATCCTCAGATAAGTCATTTTCTCTGACAGGTATTGTGCATTTAATGAGTTTTcaccaaataaaaatgataaactacCATGTGTGTAATGCATCCATGGAACCAAGAATGGAACACCAGTGCACTCCGGAAACGTTGGATTTCCCTTCTTCTGTACTTCTGTATGTTAGAAGCTGCAGTTTAGAGATACAGTTCCTTTTACTTTGTGGCTGGAAAACATCCTGCTTTGCTTTACTGTCCTTGGCCCACACCTTTTTATCAAGTAGACTTTAGTACTTTTAATCCGGGTGTGCTGTGATTTTTAACAGGAAACGATGTACAACACCTTGATACCTTTCCTGCCAGCCATGATTTCCTTGGGCTCGGTTTTCAACACTTCCAGGTGACATGGGCATGTGACCATGCTTTCCTGGTGACATAGGTGATAGAAATCTTATTGGAATAAGCCCATTCCTGGAGTGTTCTCATAGTAACATTGCTCTCATCTCATGGCAGTGCTAGACATTGGGCAATAGGCCTTGGCATGTTGCAAGGTGGGAACTTGAACAGAACCTGTTACAAACTTAATAAAGTAAACATgtataggtttatttaaaaagaagccAGGCACATTACATATTTCAAATTACAAAGTAGAGTTGGAAAATGCCTGACTGTTTCTTGCCTGACTATGGCTCtttgtttttacaaagaaaattatatGAATCTATAATAGTTTGGTCTGCAGTAGGGAATAAAGCCATATGAGAtaataaaatgtgtcttttaatCCCAGAGGCTATACTAATCGATGATCCAACAGTAGATCCTTGCCTATCTGCTTCCCATGATTTAAAGAACTTTGTCAGTGCAGATAAACTTTGGTTGCAGGATACCTAGCCATCCCCGGTTCCCCTATGGGTACCAGGAACAAATTAACTCATGTGGGCTTGTAACGTCATTCCAGCTCGGCCAATAGGAATGGCTAAAGATCGTctataggaagagaagaaggaagatgatggcagcGCTCTGCTACTGAACAGGGACAGGGGAGTGTAGCAGGGTTAGTTCCACTTTCTGTTTGACTTTCTAGAGGTGAAAATCCTAAAGCTTTAATCTATTTGGGAAGTTACCAACCTCCAACAACAATACAACAACCCTAAagcctgcattttaaaaaatattcagcgATGGGGAGTTCTATATTTCCTCTGTCACAACATGGTTACGTCACTTAAATTCAGCGTTCTTCCACATCAGCAATAATTATTCAGACACTAAACCTTTGTTTTCCTTAAGCACATTTATCCTGATCACTTCggcataaaattttatttatatggaaCAAGCCTTCCACAGAGACCCACAAGTCCTTTACAATTATGGTATAAGGAAACCATTTCAagacataaaataaatcaaataaaagagAGGTAAAGACTATGGAAAGATAAAATGCCTAAATGTTGGTGATGCATTAATCAAATGCCTGGGCAAATAGATAAGTCTGAGACTTGTTTGAACAATTTCCAGGGGAAAGGGGCCTCTTCCACTATCAAAAAGAGAGATGTGTCTATACGGTAAATGAAAACCTGGGACCCAAAGGATGTCAGGGAGGTTCTGGGGGCAGCTAATATACTCAATAAACTTTGCAAGTGAAATGGTTTTAAAGTCATGAACTGAAAAAGtaatattggttatttattagaaatatcaaGAAATGTTAAAGGtgctcccaaaaaaaaaatagcgctCATTTACTGACATCTGATTGTGCCTAAAGCTTCACAGATTTATATCCGCAGCACGGGATCTAGGACATTGTTCTTTTGTCCCATAGTGTCAAATTATTTGGAGTGTGATTTCcatgaaacaaatgtttttatatctttctcctgatgtttaaattattttacttgttttttacaagTTGGGAAAGGTGTAAAATATTAGCACACTTGGCATTTTTACAAGATCCACTTTAAGAATGAATGTACTAGGATTGGATACAAATATTAGGTGCTGCTGAGCATGTAAAAAATAGTCAGCGGGAAAGCCAGGTTTGTAGTGATATCTAACTGAAGGACCAGCAAAGTGGGTCTCTGggctgtaacctttttttttgctgtcacttTGGAACATTGTCaggatttccttttttctgttagGGATACTTTCCTTACTTTGTATTACTTGTATTACTGAGTATATGAAGTCAACAGAAGTGTCTTCACCAGGGTCACTCACAGCTAATAAAACTTTTCACGACACTGGAGATGGTTAGGGACTCCTGTCAAGTTTGTATTTAATTTTGGCTGAAGTCACACTTCCACTACACATTTCcagagttttatatatatatatatatatatatataacaaagacCCGATGACTGACCACTGCTGAGTTTCCAGAAGAGAGTTTTAGTTTACCAGTAATGAAGTCTCAGGGTTCTAGAAGGCCAGCCCCTTGACTTAAACTTGCTTCTGCAAGTTCATTTTGCTGCAGGTTCATCTTTATTCTCAATATTAGCTATGTGCATGACCTGTAAGTGATACTTTGtttactggaaaaacaaaaatcagatttcATAATATCTAACCTGCCCAACTGGACAAAAACCCAGTGAAGACTGAGTGGGGAGATAATTTGTCACAAATGGTAGGGATACTTGGAACCCCAGTGGGATACCAAAGTTCTTTTTAGTAAATGCACAGAGCAATTATGCATGAACTGGCATTCTGTGATCCTAAAGGGTCAGGCAACCCAAAAGTGATACTTTAAATAAAGCCTAGAGCACTGATATAGCTCCCGATATCTTATATACTTTCAAGAGGAAGATCTTCTTACCATACAAATTTTGGGTTTTCCCATCTGAATTATGTGCTTCAGATCCTCCTTTTGCATTTTCCATAAGTTCTATTAAATTTCCTACATAAAGCATGGGAATTTCTGATAACACACACCAGGCATGCATACTAAGACATTCAAGCACAAAGCACTTAAATCTTGTATACTATTTAGTATTTGGTCACTTTTTATGATGTGTTTTGTTTGTAGAAtcatttgtgtattattgttgtgCGCTGTCTTTGGTAAAACTCCCTTTTATGagatttatgaatacattttctgtttttaacgGATATCATCTTGTTAAATGTATTGTTCCCTTAACTACTCACGGGGGGTTGTATAACATTATTTAGTATACATGCACCTAAAGCatgatttgtttcctttttatctgGTAATTCTGCCAGTAACATAGTGTAAAGGGCTAAACCGTATTTATGGAGAAGCAAATGTCATCCTGGGATAACATTACAGAACACCTTCCCCTCTTCCTGTCTTTATAACATAGAAGAGAGTGGTAGAGGTAGCAGGAATAATGCTAACATAACAGCACAGACAAAGGACACAAGAACAAAATAGCAAGATTTGTAACAGCATCAATTCTTTTAAAGGTAAATTTACCTGTTCAAAAGGGAACAAGAAAAAAGTTCAATGTTAaggtttggatacactttattatgaaaaatatatctgatgcaaGGCCAACTTTAAAGCCTTGTACGGACATGAggtgattgtcactggaaacaatattcCAAGAGCCATACACATAGCGGCAAGGAGAGGACAACGCGTCAGATTTTTGCCGGCATGACCTTTTATCTCGGGTGACTTTTATGTGTATGTAATCTAACTCTTTAGATTCTACCAAAGAATGAAGTTTGAGCAGGACTGGTTCTTTAGTCATCAAGGCACATATACTATATAGGGGTTAAATTCATAAAAATACCTATACATAATCATATTTTCTTATAAGGTTTAAACTGTCCAGTCCCAGAATATATTCTTcgattcaacaaaaaaaatgttttttggacaaCGGAATACTATAGGTTAAAACATGTTATCTGtatttacaattaataaaaacaaagcatagaATAGATATAACAAATAAGCTCCACTCATAGTAGCAATAAACAGTACATATAGATGGTACACTCTCCAGGCTCCGGCTTGTATCACACATATACATATCAGATATATGGTCTTCAGGGCCTATGTTGCTCGACGCGTTTCACGGCTGTTATTGCTGCTTTTTCACAGGATGAGGGAGCTATAGAATATAACTATAATGAGAAATGCTGAACACATTCaattcatataaaaacatattttcccatttttgtttCACCAACCATCCTGCACAGAGAATGCCAATGGAGATATCATGCAGCGATTATATATattcaacattttgtttttattgattgtaaataaCATAACATGTTTTAACCTGTTGTCCAAACAAAATCCCAAGTTTTTCTGGGaaactatacttttttttgtttaaaaaatacttgtCACAACCTGGCTTGATTATTTCTACATTTGGTTTATTAAATGAAACATTCCACCACCTTTAACTGATGAATGTATTTATCTCTAGTTGGAGTCGCTCTTCTAAGGGATTAGTGTTATATTTCTGCACCTCATCCATTCATACAGCATACTCCgctttatacaatatatacacaatcTAGCAGCACCTTTTATAGATAAATGTTGCTGACG
This Pyxicephalus adspersus chromosome 6, UCB_Pads_2.0, whole genome shotgun sequence DNA region includes the following protein-coding sequences:
- the CENPK gene encoding centromere protein K, whose protein sequence is MDNLDELLKETELLARHMSSYQHELPPDLDYDANVSEEAKNQLIQECEDLWTEMKECQKKLMVLDAEKLPESDVQLNLQMLKVKALTAEYELWQNKTPDIISQNKDILLAAGKEELKATDQELEMMLSNVRATNKKLKSDLEKEERWLEEQQEAVDALTAKLDDLKTQASNISQNSIHEQLKKKLQKLSDYRDELLAALGDFLSEHYPVPEEPDKRVKRKKGTVESPRVEWIPLADILETLISKTMDSPHDPYIGIKEEFWPPYIELLLRYGIALRHPEDPNKLRLEAFHQ